The following are encoded in a window of Arachis duranensis cultivar V14167 unplaced genomic scaffold, aradu.V14167.gnm2.J7QH unplaced_Scaffold_165934, whole genome shotgun sequence genomic DNA:
- the LOC107475874 gene encoding glutamate receptor 3.3-like: MSKDWVLIVFVIFVSSSGILFSNNVCAKPPPNVNIGAILALNSTIGKVAKIAIEAAVNDVNSDSTILSGTKLNISMQDTKLSTGFLGIIDSLLLMEKDTVAIIGPQYSVMAHVISHIANEMQVPLLSFAATDPTLTSLQFPYFVRTTQSDLYQMSAVADVIDQFQWRDVIAIFIDDDHGRNGVAALGDKLAEKRCKISHKAALKPDDTNVNKEEMNSALVKIALMESRVIVLHIYPSFGLEVLHIAQSLGMMISGYVWIVTDWLTTALDSDPSLATTSIMNDMQGVITLRMHTPDSRIKSNFESRWPKLAHQNNDEGPFGLNIFGLYAYDTVWTLAYALDAFFRSGGTLKFSNDSSLNTLRGDGDTLHLDAMGMFLNGSMLLQKILEVNRTGLTGRIEFSQDGNLMNPSYEIINVIGTGVRRIGFWSNSSGLHTGEQVPNHGNSSEGLYGVIWPGQTTQTPRGWVFANNGKQLRIGVPLRVSYHEFVSRTEGTDKFSGYCIDVFTAALELLPYPVPNKFIPFGDGKANPLNSLLLQRVTLGEFDAVVGDITITTNRTKIVDFTQPYIESGLVVVAPIRKMKSNAWAFLRPFTPMMWLVTGMFFLAVGAVVWILERRLNDDFRGTPRRQFVTIIWFSFSTLFFAHREKTVSTLGRLVLIIWLFVVLILNSSYIASLTSILTVEQLSSPIKGIESLATSNERIGYLRGSFAENYLTDELNIHRSRLVPLNDPSEYEKALKDGAANGGVAAIIDERAYMELFLASRCEFGIVGQEFTKMGWGFVSILKYASFLILNIYIFKKIQF, encoded by the exons ATGAGCAAAGATTGGGTTCTTATTGTGTTTGTGATATTTGTTTCAAGTAGTGGAATATTATTCAGCAATAATGTTTGTGCAAAACCACCTCCTAATGTTAACATAGGAGCAATTTTAGCTCTCAACTCAACCATTGGAAAGGTGGCGAAAATTGCTATAGAAGCAGCAGTGAATGATGTAAATTCAGATTCAACCATTCTCAGTGGAACCAAGCTTAACATCTCTATGCAAGACACAAAATTATCAACTGGATTTCTAGGAATCATTGACT CATTGCTATTGATGGAGAAGGACACTGTGGCCATAATTGGTCCACAATACTCAGTAATGGCACATGTAATCTCACACATTGCAAATGAGATGCAAGTTCCTCTCTTATCATTTGCAGCAACAGATCCTACACTCACTTCTCTTCAATTTCCATATTTTGTTAGAACAACACAGAGTGATCTTTATCAAATGTCTGCAGTAGCAGATGTTATTGATCAATTCCAATGGAGAGATGTGATTGCAATCTTCATTGATGATGATCATGGAAGAAATGGGGTTGCTGCATTAGGTGATAAGCTTGCCGAAAAACGTTGCAAGATATCACACAAAGCAGCCCTTAAGCCTGATGATACCAATGTCAACAAGGAAGAAATGAATAGTGCATTAGTTAAAATTGCTTTAATGGAGTCTAGGGTTATAGTTCTTCACATTTACCCTTCTTTTGGCCTTGAAGTTCTTCATATTGCACAATCATTAGGCATGATGATAAGTGGTTATGTGTGGATAGTTACTGATTGGCTCACAACTGCTCTTGATTCTGATCCATCATTGGCTACAACTTCAATCATGAATGATATGCAAGGTGTTATCACCTTGAGAATGCACACACCAGATTCAAGAATCAAGAGCAATTTTGAGTCTAGGTGGCCCAAACTAGCTCATCAAAATAATGATGAGGGTCCTTTTGGATTGAACATCTTTGGTTTATATGCTTATGACACTGTTTGGACCTTAGCTTATGCACTTGATGCATTCTTTAGAAGTGGTGGaactttgaaattttcaaatgaTTCAAGTTTAAACACTTTAAGGGGTGATGGTGATACCCTTCATCTTGATGCTATGGGAATGTTTCTTAATGGTAGCATGTTGCTTCAGAAGATTCTAGAAGTTAATCGAACCGGTTTAACCGGCCGAATAGAGTTTTCTCAAGATGGAAACCTAATGAATCCATCATATGAGATCATTAATGTGATTGGAACTGGGGTTAGGAGGATTGGATTTTGGTCTAATTCTTCTGGCCTTCACACTGGTGAACAAGTTCCAAATCATGGAAATTCAAGTGAAGGGCTTTATGGTGTGATATGGCCTGGCCAAACAACACAAACACCTAGAGGTTGGGTTTTTGCCAACAATGGAAAACAATTGAGAATTGGGGTGCCACTTAGGGTTAGCTACCATGAATTTGTGTCAAGAACTGAAGGCACTGACAAGTTTAGTGGTTATTGCATTGATGTGTTCACAGCTGCCTTGGAATTGTTGCCTTATCCAGTCCCAAATAAGTTTATTCCATTTGGTGATGGTAAAGCCAATCCATTGAATTCATTACTTCTTCAGAGGGTCACACTTGGT GAGTTTGATGCTGTGGTGGGCGACATTACCATTACCACAAACAGAACTAAGATTGTGGATTTCACACAACCATACATTGAATCCGGTTTAGTTGTTGTGGCACCAATAAGGAAGATGAAATCTAATGCTTGGGCCTTTCTAAGACCATTTACTCCAATGATGTGGCTTGTCACAGGAATGTTTTTCTTAGCTGTTGGGGCTGTTGTTTGGATTTTAGAACGTCGCTTGAATGATGATTTTAGAGGCACTCCTAGGAGACAATTTGTCACCATTatatg GTTTAGCTTCTCAACCTTGTTCTTTGCACATA GAGAGAAAACTGTTAGCACTCTTGGCCGATTAGTCTTAATCATATGGCTGTTTGTGGTTTTAATACTGAATTCAAGCTACATTGCAAGCCTAACATCAATCCTCACAGTGGAACAACTCTCTTCCCCAATTAAGGGGATTGAAAGCTTAGCAACAAGCAATGAAAGAATTGGTTACTTGAGAGGATCATTTGCTGAGAATTATCTAACAGATGAACTCAACATACATAGGTCAAGGCTTGTTCCTCTCAATGACCCTTCAGAATATGAGAAGGCGTTGAAGGATGGAGCTGCTAATGGTGGTGTTGCTGCAATCATAGATGAACGTGCATACATGGAGTTGTTCCTAGCAAGTAGGTGTGAATTTGGGATTGTTGGTCAAGAGTTTACCAAGATGGGTTGGGGCTTTGTAAGTATTTTGAAATAtgcttcttttttaattttaaatatatatatatttaaaaaaattcaattttaa